GTAGGTGACGCCGGTTACGTTGACCAGCAGATGACACAGGGCCGTTCGCTTGGCGTTCAGGTTGGCGCCGACGGCGGCCAGGTTGGCGGTGATCGTGGTTCCGATGTTTTCGCCAAGAATCAGGGCGACGCTCCCCTCGAAGCTTAGCAGGCCACTGCTGGCCAGAGCGATGGTCAGGCCGATGGTGGCCGTGCTGCTCTGGACCAGGACGGTCACCAGGGCGCCGACAGCAACTCCGAGCAGGTGGTTGTCGCCGACCAGAGTGAAGAAATGACGAAAGGTTTCGCTCTGCTTGACTGGATCGAAGGCCTGCTTCATGAGACCGAAGCCGAAAAAGAGCAGACCGAAGCCCAAAATGATTTCGCCGTAGTAGGACCATTTGCGGTTTTTGCTGAAAAGCTTCAGCAAGGCGCCGACACCGATTGCCGGTAGAGCCAGGCCGCCAAGGTTGAAGGCGAGAAGCTGGGCAGTCAGGGTGGTGCCGACATTGGCGCCGAGAATGACGCCGATGGCCTGGACCAGCGACATGAGGCCGGCATTGACGAAGCCGACGGCCATGACGGTGGTGGCGCCCGAAGACTGGATGGCAGCGGTGACCAGGAGTCCGACCAGGGCACCGACAAAGCGGTTGGCGGTCAGGGCGGTCAGGATGATGCGCAGGCGCTGGCCACTGATTTTCTGCAGCCCCTCCGACAGGGTGCGCATGCCGAAGAGGAACAGACCGAGACCGCCCAGAAGCCCGAAGACGAGCCCCCGGTCGAAAAGAAGGTCAAGCATGGAAAGACTCCGGCCGGGAGAAGACGGGATGCTGCAAGCTGAAACTATCTTACCCGGCCGTTACTACTTTTCAACCACGAAGGGGAAGCGGAAGTCCGGTTCGCTCCGCCGCTCTTCGTCCGGCAGGTAGACCCTGAGCTCGAAGCTCTTCTTGCCGGTCAGGTCGACGACGAAATAGACCAGGCCGGCGATTTTGGCCTCGGGCAGCACAGGTTCTTCCGGCAGTGCCTGGGTGAAGATGTCCTGGGGGTAGTTCTGCGTGTAATAGGGGAGGTTGCTCTGAAAGGTGTCGTACTGGGCCGATTTTTCCCGGTCTTCGAGATAGTAATATCCGACGTAGGGATAGGGAATGAGATAGTTCGCGTCCTTCTTGACGATCTCCTGGATCTTCTCCGGACGAATCGGCCGGTACTGATGGCCCTGGTCGTCGATGAGAACGAAGGAATCGAGAGGGACGCTGATCTCGCGACCGGTTCTGTTGTCGATCACCACCCGAAAGGATGTGATGTTGTCCACCATGCGGTAGGGGGCAACCTCGAGATCCTGAACACCGACGGTCAGAGCCAGCCCGGCTTTCTCGGCGGTCAGGGAGTTGTCGGCGGTGACGGTGTAGCCGGCGCCGCCCCTGGGCATGACATGAACACTGCAACCGGCGATGACCGTAAGCAGCAGGCAGAGGGCCGTCAAGAGAGTTCGAGTCATGGCAGCGTCTCCCTTCAGGATTTTTTCTTGCCGAGCGACCAGACCAGCATGTCGCGGAATTCGTCGTTGTTCTCCCGAATACGCTGACTGAAGACCCGGATGATGTTGCGCATCAGCTTCATGCCGAGGCGCGGATCCTGGTCGCATATCCGTTCGAAATCGGCCTTCTTGATGCACAGCAGGCGCGCCTTTTCGGCCGCCCTCGCCGTGGCCGACCGCGGGGCGCCATCGAGAATGGCCATCTCCCCGAAAACATCTTCCGGCCCGAGAATGACCAGAGTCTTCTCCTGGCCCTCCGCCAGCATCTTCGAGATGCGGACCGTCCCTTCCCTGATCAGGTAGAGCATCTCGCCCGGCATGTGTTCGATGAAGATGGTCGCTCCTTCGGCCATCTCCTTCTCCTCGAAGACCGTCGCCAGCTTTACGAGATCTTCGGGGGTCATGTCCCGGAAAAGGTGACTGTTTTTCAATGCCGCCAGATCGACCATGGTTCTCCCCGTTACTTCCTGTCGCCGTCGATGATGATGCGGTCGGCCTTGTCCCAGTCGACATGTAGAACATTATCATAAACGGCGATTTCCACACGCCTCTGTTTTTCCGGCGGCATGTCGCCTTCGGCACGGACGCCGATGCCGACCAGGTAGCGGGTCGGCGGCAGCTTGTGGTGGCGGCGGAAGTAGAGTTCGACCCGGGTGGCACGTTCCATGGAGAGATCGACGTTGGTCCGTTCGGTACCTTCGGGGCTGGCGAATCCCTCGATGCGCACGACCTTCTCGTCTGGCGACAGTCGGCGCAGTTCTTCCACCAATTGGTCGAGAGTCTGCCGGCCGACGGCGTCGAGACGGGACGAACCGGGGGCGAAATGAACGGTGGCGAGCACCCGGCGTGTGCCTATGAAATCTGCGAAATCGATATCGCCTGCCGCCAACGCCAGTCCGGCGTACAGAAACAGAAATGCAACGCCGGCCTGAATGAATTTAATGACCAACCTTTGCAAAATCATTCTTCCTTCTTGACCAGTACGAGAATTTCGACTCGACGGTTGGCGCTTCGGCCTTCCGGCGTGTCATTGCTGGCAACAGGTTTCGACTCGCCGAATCCCTTGACGAAAATGCGGTTGGGGTCGAAGCCGTTGTTCAGCACCAGTGCGGTGGCGGTGGCGATGGCTCGCTTGAGGGAAAGACGGTCATTGTAGTTGACTGACCCGGTGCTGTCGGTGTGGCCATCGAACCGCAGAACAAACCACTTGTTGTCCCGACGCAGTTCCTCGGCGATGAGGGCCAGGGCCTTCTTGCCCTTTTCGGTCAGGGAATACTGGTCGAAGCCGAAGGTCAGTTCATCCATCTTGAACTTCCGATAGACGATGACCCTGGTCGGCTTGTCGATGACCGGCTTCTCCGCTGTCGGCACAACCGGCGCCACGGGAGTGACATTGATTGCCTGCAGTTCCCTTGTGCCGGGGATCTTGAGACGCTCCGAAGGGTCGATGATGACCTCTTCCCCCTTCGGCTTGACCTTGACCTCGAGCTTGGCGACGGGCGACAGCTTCGCCGGCTTGACCTTGACCACCGGAGTCAGAGGCGTAAGGGTCTTGATCTTGACGACCTTTTTCTTGGGTTTAGGCTTCTCTTCCGCCACCGGTGCCGATTCGATCAGCTTGGGTATGGGATGCTGATAGGTCCCGATCCCCTGGCATCCCGAGAATCCGACCAGAACGCGCCAGTCGGGCGCGCCGTCCTCGAGGCCGAGAGAACCGGCGAGGTTGAAGGTGAAATGAGGGGAAACATAGTACTGGAAGCCGGTGGAAACTTCGGTGTAGTCATCGCCGTTGACCAGCTTGCTCGAACGCCATTCCCCTTCGGCGATGATCCGTAACCGGCCAGTGGGAAAAAATTCGATGCCGCCGCCGCCGAGGACCTGATCATCGTAGTTGATCCCCTTTGGACTTTCGGTGCTCACATAGCCGCCGTTGACGTGAAAGCCGATGGTATCGAGCTTGAGAGAGGCGATGACACGGCCCATGTAGTCGGTCAGGCCGTCGATGTCGGGGTTGTCGGATATGGTGCGAAGCGCCTGACCTTCCAGGGCCATCTTGAAGCGGGAGGACCGTTTGCCCAGAAAGCGGATCTTGGCGCCGAGATTGGTGGCGCCCCGGCCACTTTCGAGTTCGTCGTCATTGAACAGCAGGTTGGGATAGGAGCCGTACATTTCGAAGAAGGTGCCCAGACCGATGGTGATACCGACCGGCAGGATCAGGGCCTCCTTTTCGGTCTGGTCGACGTAGGAATAATTGCACCAGACGCCGACACAGATGTTGCCGGCGTTGAGGGTTTCTGCCGTCGGCTGCGAAATCAGGCCGGTTGCACCGTACTGGGTCGGTACGGCCCGGGCGGTCCCGGCGGCAAGCAGAACGAAAACAAAAAAAAGGAAGATTTTTTTCATAAGTCCCCTTCCGCAAGGAACGTCACTACAAAATATCGGCACATTATTAACATTCCAAAAGGTTGAAATCAATTGAAGTCTTGAAGGCCGGCAGCATGCGCACGCAAAACTGCACCTCTGGTGGGTATCAAGGAACATGCCA
This window of the Geothermobacter ehrlichii genome carries:
- a CDS encoding cyclic nucleotide-binding domain-containing protein, with amino-acid sequence MVDLAALKNSHLFRDMTPEDLVKLATVFEEKEMAEGATIFIEHMPGEMLYLIREGTVRISKMLAEGQEKTLVILGPEDVFGEMAILDGAPRSATARAAEKARLLCIKKADFERICDQDPRLGMKLMRNIIRVFSQRIRENNDEFRDMLVWSLGKKKS
- a CDS encoding OmpA family protein, encoding MILQRLVIKFIQAGVAFLFLYAGLALAAGDIDFADFIGTRRVLATVHFAPGSSRLDAVGRQTLDQLVEELRRLSPDEKVVRIEGFASPEGTERTNVDLSMERATRVELYFRRHHKLPPTRYLVGIGVRAEGDMPPEKQRRVEIAVYDNVLHVDWDKADRIIIDGDRK
- a CDS encoding OmpA family protein; amino-acid sequence: MKKIFLFFVFVLLAAGTARAVPTQYGATGLISQPTAETLNAGNICVGVWCNYSYVDQTEKEALILPVGITIGLGTFFEMYGSYPNLLFNDDELESGRGATNLGAKIRFLGKRSSRFKMALEGQALRTISDNPDIDGLTDYMGRVIASLKLDTIGFHVNGGYVSTESPKGINYDDQVLGGGGIEFFPTGRLRIIAEGEWRSSKLVNGDDYTEVSTGFQYYVSPHFTFNLAGSLGLEDGAPDWRVLVGFSGCQGIGTYQHPIPKLIESAPVAEEKPKPKKKVVKIKTLTPLTPVVKVKPAKLSPVAKLEVKVKPKGEEVIIDPSERLKIPGTRELQAINVTPVAPVVPTAEKPVIDKPTRVIVYRKFKMDELTFGFDQYSLTEKGKKALALIAEELRRDNKWFVLRFDGHTDSTGSVNYNDRLSLKRAIATATALVLNNGFDPNRIFVKGFGESKPVASNDTPEGRSANRRVEILVLVKKEE